A genomic stretch from Dissulfurispira thermophila includes:
- the malQ gene encoding 4-alpha-glucanotransferase, which translates to MSTSEELINELSDLSGIIPEYWDIFGNKHTTTIETKKAILKAMKLDIDSDESIKNEIYAKKAYPWNRFIEPVKVISVNEQPFKVSIHVRVEKVEEDRIYISWAIRNEEGEKIDKFILSSDEITISDERWMYGRRYVKIDLTDKCYRDIGYYSVDIKFKIPNVEISGTSKVIITPDCCYMPLKLKDAKTWGISINLYSIRSCQNWGVGDFGDLKKIVKMVSELKGGFVGINPLHAIPNKKPFGISPYSPISRLYKNFIYLDMDNIPEVRELGSHSPVMNSLIDELRNTELIDYEKVASLKMSVLRSAFEVFYKEHYLKDTARSKGFKTYVAEQGNSLESFAAYLASSQSSAANSQVEVLFYKYIQWLIEEQLREVSELTKNLGMSVGLYHDLAIGSIGDGSDAWNFQDIIANEIDLGAPPDDFNPTGQNWGFPPLIPDRLKESRYELFIQTIRKNMKHFGALRIDHALGMFRQFWIPKGMSASHGAYVKQPTEDLLRIIALESVRNSTMVIAEDLGTIGENVRETLFRFNMLSYRLLYFERNYPDPCFLQPEKYPEMALCAVTTHDLPTIYGWWICRDVDLKKRLGILPDEGVKQKSVSERERDKSLLIDALKSQGLIPDTHSSYLDEMTPELCMAIYEYLARTPCKLLSVSLDDVIGTIDQQNMPGITDSYPSWMQKTSITLEQMIANKWFLALSEMFQKNNR; encoded by the coding sequence ATGTCTACCTCTGAAGAATTGATTAATGAATTATCAGACCTCTCTGGCATTATCCCAGAATACTGGGATATATTTGGTAACAAACACACCACCACTATTGAGACAAAAAAAGCCATACTCAAGGCAATGAAGCTCGATATTGATTCTGATGAGTCTATAAAAAATGAGATATATGCAAAAAAGGCATATCCGTGGAATAGATTTATAGAGCCCGTAAAGGTTATATCTGTTAATGAACAGCCGTTTAAGGTATCTATTCATGTGCGAGTTGAAAAGGTAGAAGAGGACAGGATATATATTTCATGGGCTATCAGGAATGAAGAAGGCGAAAAAATAGACAAGTTTATCCTTTCAAGTGATGAGATAACTATCTCAGATGAGAGGTGGATGTATGGCAGAAGATATGTAAAAATAGACCTGACAGATAAATGCTATAGAGATATAGGCTATTACTCTGTGGATATAAAATTCAAGATTCCTAATGTAGAAATATCAGGCACTTCGAAGGTTATCATAACCCCAGATTGCTGTTATATGCCTTTAAAATTAAAGGATGCAAAGACATGGGGGATCTCTATAAATCTCTATTCTATACGCTCATGTCAGAACTGGGGTGTCGGAGATTTTGGCGATCTCAAAAAGATCGTAAAAATGGTTTCTGAATTAAAGGGCGGATTTGTTGGAATTAATCCACTGCACGCAATTCCAAACAAAAAACCTTTTGGCATAAGCCCTTATTCTCCAATAAGCAGACTTTATAAAAACTTTATTTATCTTGATATGGACAACATCCCAGAGGTTAGAGAGTTAGGTAGTCATTCGCCAGTAATGAACAGCCTGATAGATGAATTAAGAAACACTGAATTAATTGACTATGAAAAGGTTGCATCATTGAAGATGTCAGTCCTTCGGAGTGCATTTGAGGTCTTTTATAAAGAGCATTATCTGAAAGACACTGCTCGTTCAAAAGGTTTTAAAACTTATGTGGCAGAACAAGGCAATAGTCTTGAATCTTTTGCAGCATACTTAGCAAGTAGCCAATCATCAGCGGCTAACAGTCAGGTAGAGGTCCTTTTTTATAAATATATCCAGTGGCTCATTGAGGAGCAGTTGAGGGAGGTCTCAGAACTGACGAAAAATCTTGGGATGTCCGTAGGGCTTTACCATGACCTTGCAATAGGTTCAATAGGTGATGGAAGCGATGCATGGAATTTTCAGGATATTATTGCAAATGAGATAGATCTCGGTGCACCTCCTGATGATTTTAATCCCACAGGACAAAACTGGGGTTTTCCTCCCCTTATTCCTGATAGGCTTAAGGAATCAAGATATGAATTGTTTATTCAAACAATAAGAAAAAACATGAAACATTTCGGGGCATTAAGAATAGACCATGCCCTTGGAATGTTCCGACAGTTCTGGATACCAAAGGGTATGTCAGCTTCTCATGGTGCATATGTAAAACAGCCGACAGAGGATTTGCTCAGGATTATTGCGCTGGAAAGTGTAAGGAATAGCACTATGGTCATTGCTGAAGACCTTGGAACAATAGGAGAAAATGTCAGGGAAACTCTTTTTAGATTTAACATGCTTTCTTATAGGCTTTTGTATTTTGAAAGGAATTATCCTGACCCTTGTTTTTTGCAGCCTGAAAAATATCCTGAAATGGCATTATGTGCAGTCACAACTCATGATCTTCCCACAATTTATGGCTGGTGGATTTGCCGTGATGTTGATCTGAAAAAGAGACTGGGAATATTGCCTGATGAGGGTGTCAAGCAAAAGAGTGTGAGTGAAAGGGAAAGAGACAAGTCACTCCTGATAGATGCCCTCAAGTCTCAAGGACTCATTCCTGACACCCATTCATCTTATTTAGATGAAATGACCCCTGAATTATGTATGGCTATATACGAATATCTTGCCCGCACACCATGCAAGCTTTTATCTGTAAGTCTCGATGATGTCATTGGCACAATTGATCAGCAGAACATGCCGGGTATAACAGATTCATATCCGAGCTGGATGCAGAAGACGTCGATAACTCTTGAGCAAATGATTGCTAATAAATGGTTTTTAGCCCTTTCTGAAATGTTTCAGAAAAACAATCGATAA